GCATCCGCTGATCCGCCATAGCCTATAGGAAACCCCTTCGATGATATCACCGTGCAATTACTGCGGCAACATCAAGGTTCAGTTCTGAGATTACGCATATCGCCAGTTAATTAAAATCATGCTCTTACATTGgcatcatatattcatatatgctGATTGAACAGCAAAGGAAGAGAAATATTATGAATATGGATCACGTTGTATTGAGTCCTCAGGAGTTGGTAACTcggtatatatatagcaaattaCAAGGATAAAGATAAGGATAACTTCGAGATACAAATCAATCCTATCCTAGCTAATGGAGTACTATCTCTAGTTAGAACTTAACAATATACTACATAAGAGTACGTAGGGTGAAATCCATGGCAACGCAACTACTCAGATAGCTACGCAAGTACACCTACGCAGATAGCTAAAACACCGGAGGCGATGTACGGCTGGTCTGGCATCCCAGCGGCGGTGAAGGTGGAGAAGGAGAACGAATGGAAGACGCCGGCGACTTGGGAATGGAAGGCGCCGGCGACCAGGGTGGCCGGGGAATACGTCACGCTGAAGGTGCAGGGCACCGACGGCCGCGCCGTCTACCGCACCATGCTGCGGACGGAGGAGCTGCAGGGACTGATGGACTTCTACTACGACCGCTCGCATGGCCGGGTGCAGCGCGGCACGGGCCGGTTTCTGTTCGACGGCCGCCGGCTGCGCGGCTGGCAGACGCCGGCGGAGCTCCAGatggaggacggcgacgaggtcaatTTCTTCGAGGAGTTGATcggtggcgccgccggatctggaTGGGATCCCCCATCGTCGATCCTCGCGTAGCTTGTTCCTGGTAGTTATGGATTTAGTCTTTTAGATATGAACACTGCTAcacatactatttttttcttactaaatctttactaacaatcatctcaaccgtttaatttagatagatagaagttataaaaaatctagatacacttactggtggagaaaccatctttgatcggtcgaccaaattccacaatagtctcggttctatttaaaaccgggactaaaaacgattttttagtcccggttaaaaaaagTCTCGGTTCCATTTAAAATCGGGACCCGGTTAAAAAAGTTTTGATCTTTAGGCCCTAAAgataatttttagtcccggtttatccCCTGTCAGGGGGCCgatgatatttagtcccggttcataataccaaccgggactaaagattaccactTTAGTCTACATCCTAGTTGCTAGTACCAACCGGAAGTGGGAGTAAAATTCGCAACCACTTCCTCACCCACAGATCGATCcttccctcttctcctcctcccccctctcctaTCTTACACAGATCCTCccctttctccttcccctccccttcctcctccctcacctGGAGATAGATCTTACACAGATCCTCCCattcctccttccttcccctccccttcctcttccctcACCTGGAGATGGAGAAGGCCGCGCCGCGCGGACGCGGTAGACGGACGCGCAGTGTGCGGCGCAGACGTGTGTTGCAGGGGAAGCACATGCGCGCAGTAGTAATGGTAGCGGTAGCCGGCAGTAGTGGGATTGATATTTCGTGATTGATTTCTTgagtagtagcagtagtagcGGTTGTGGGATTGTTGCAAGGGAAGCACATGCGCGCAGTAGTAACGgtagcagcagccagcagtaGTGGGATTGATATTTTGTGATTGATTTCTTGAGAAGTAGCAGTAGTAGCGGTTGTGGGATTGATTTCTTGAGTAGTAGGATTGATTTCTTGAGTGGTTGTGGGATTGATTTCTTGAGTAGTAGCACTAGTAGCGGCATCCGGCAGCTtgttttctctctctttatatttttttgatattttgtgattcactaagatgtataattttgtgattcattgtataGATTtaagatgtataatctgtgttgtatttgatttatgtgtaaattttttaggatttgtgatgtattatatttgtgtgtataagtaactttaagatttgtgatgtggatttaggatgttactttgatttggggatttggggtttgatttaggATGTGCATGCCAtccgattcgggagaaaataaaaaagtaacaaaaaaaaaaggggaccaTCCGGGACTGTCTCTATCCTCTCTTTAGtttcggttggtaacaccaaccgggactaaagatccctctctttagtaggactaaagattgatctttactctcggttatttcacccgggactaaaga
The window above is part of the Oryza sativa Japonica Group chromosome 7, ASM3414082v1 genome. Proteins encoded here:
- the LOC107276773 gene encoding small ubiquitin-related modifier 1, producing the protein MYGWSGIPAAVKVEKENEWKTPATWEWKAPATRVAGEYVTLKVQGTDGRAVYRTMLRTEELQGLMDFYYDRSHGRVQRGTGRFLFDGRRLRGWQTPAELQMEDGDEVNFFEELIGGAAGSGWDPPSSILA